The DNA region CCGGGACCGGGGAAGGCCCGGAATCACCATCAGCCGTCGGCATAGGGGGTTGGGCACGGCAGCAAAGCGTCCTGCTGGTGCCGGCTCAATCCCTCGCTCCGCAGGATCGGGGCATTCACGTCGCGCTCTGAAACGTCACAACCTGAGGCACCGCACCGACCCATCGCCACGGCACCCCGTGGCAAACATGTTGGTACTCCACGAACCCGCCACGCCACGTGGCACAACCCGCAGACACAAACAGAAAAACCACACGACTGCGCAACACCCGAGATATCGAGATCTGGCGACAAGACCCGCGAAGGCTCCGCAGGAGATCTGCCACATGGGAGCAGAACCGCATGGGATCGAGGCATCTCCCACGCTCTGAGGCACCGCAACCTGAAGCACCGCACGAGCCATCGCCGCAACACCCCGTGGCAAACATGTCAGCACCCCACGAACCTGCCACAACCCGCAGACACAAACAGAAAAACCACACACCAGTGCAGTACCTGGATGAACGACAGCGCAGTACCCGGACGGGGCCCGCCGCGAAACCGACACCCGCCACGCTGCGTACTGTCGAAACACCTGGATCTGGTGCCCCTGAATGCTTCCACCGAGAGACAAACCAGCTCAGAGGAACGGAGCCGACAAGGTCAGGGCCTGCGGAACGGGTTCGCTCGGAGGGGATCACCCAAACCAAGGCGGACTCGCAAAAATCATTCGTGACAAGATGGGAGACATGACAGTCATTCGTCTGGGAACCCGCGCCAGCGCACTTGCGACCACGCAGTCGCAGACCGTTGCAGACCTGCTCACAGCGCAGGGTCTGCAGGTGGAGTTGTTCCACGTCACCACCGACGGCGACACCTCCACCGCGTCACTGCGGCAGATGGGTGGCACCGGCGTCTTCGCCACCGCGATTCGTTACGCCCTCATCGGCTCCCAGTGCGACGTGGCCGTCCACTCTTTCAAGGACCTGCCCACCGCCCAACCGATCGGTCTGCGGGTGGCAGCGGTGCCGCCACGGGAGGATCCGCGCGACGCCCTGGTGGCCCGCGACTCACTCACTCTTGACGAGCTGCCCAAGGGGGCGAAGGTGGGCACCGGCTCCCCGCGTCGATTCGCCCAACTGCTGGCACAACGTCCTGACCTGCAGATCGTCGACATCCGAGGCAACGTCGACACTCGGCTGGGACGAGTCAAGGGCCTGGGACGGTACGCCAAGGGGGGCGGCCGGGAGGATCTGGACGCCGTCATCCTGGCCTGCGCCGGGCTGGAGCGGCTCGGCCACGCAGGACTCATCACCGAACGCTTGAGCACCGACGTCCTCATGCCAGCCCCCGCCCAGGGAGCGCTGGCCGTGGAGTGCCGCAATGCCGACTCCCTGCACGGTCCACTGGCCAAGGCCCTGCAGGCCATCGACGACCGTCCTTCCCATCTGGCGGCGCTGGCCGAACGCGCCGTGCTCAACCGACTGGGCGCTGGATGCGCCGCCCCGGTCGGCGCCCACGCCACCCTCACCGAGGGCGGCCCAGACAAGACTGCCCAACCCGACGTGCTGCACCTGCAGGCCGTCGTCTGTTCCCTGGACGGCACCAAGCAGGTGCGCAAGGAGGCCAGCATCGAGCTGCCCCCGCTCACCGAGCACTTCGCCGCTGCCTACGGGATCGGTGAGAAGCTGGCCGAGGACCTGCTGGACGCCGGGGCCGGTGAGATCACGGATCTGTCGGCGTCCAGGAGCACGCCCGCGAACCCGGATGTGCACGACTCCGCCAGTGCAATTCGCAGCAGTGAGGCTCACAGTGACACGCCCGGTACGCAGACCGCAGCGGGCAGCAAGGAGGGCCGGTGAGCACCCAAGCCGTCCTGCCCCCGGTCCTGGTGCCGCGCAAGTCGTCCCACGACCGGATCGGCACCGCTCTCAAGCAGCACGGATTCGGCGTCATCCACGCCGCAGTGACGCGGATCGTCACTCTGCCGGACGCCGAGAAGCTGCATGAGGAGGCCACCTGGCAGGCCGACTGGCTCGTCGTCACCTCGGCCAATACTGTGCGCATGCTGCCCCCGGACCGCCTGACCCGGGCCCGGGAGGGGGGAATGCGAGTCGCCGCGGTGGGCAGGGCCACCGCACGTGCCTTGGCAGGCCTGGGCGTCAAGGCAGATCTGGTGCCGCAGACCCAGAGCGGAGCCGGTCTGGTCGACGCCTGGAGCGAGGAGGGCGCACGAGTCCTGCTACCGGTCTCCCAGCTCGCCGCACCCACGGTGCCCGAGGGACTGGCCGCCAAGGGCTGTCACGTCAACCGTGTCGACGCCTACACCAGTGAGGCCTTGGAGGAGCTGCCCGAGGTCGTCGTGCAAGCCTGGCCGGCCCTGGCCGCGGTCGTCGTCACCTCATCGTCGGTGGCGCGCGCCCTGGCCCACCTCACCGAACAGGCCGGGCTCGCCTGGACCCGGCAACAACCCATTGCCATCGGCGGACCCACCGCCGCAACCCTCGCCGAACTGGGGTACCCAGCCGCTGCTGTCGCAGCCGCCCCGACGCCCGAGGGAATTCTCACCGCAACCCTGGGAGTGATTCATGACTGACACCACCATCAAGCCCCTGCCCGAGATACTGCGTCCCCTGGTGCGGCCGCGTCGACTGCGCACCACCCCGGCCATGCGTCGCATGGTCGCCGAGACCCGGGTGTCCCCCGCCCAGCTCATGCTGCCGGCCTTCGTCGCCGAGGGGCTCACCGAACCCCGCGAGATCAGCGCCATGCCCTGGCAGTACCAGCACACCCTGGATTCGATCAAGAAGCTTGCCGAGCAGGCCGCCGAGGCTGGCATCGCCGGAATCGACCTGTTCGGCGTGCCCACCGAGAAGGACGAGATCGGTTCACAGGCGTGGAATCCGGAAGGAATCCTAAACAAGGGCATCGCCGCCGTGCGTGACGCGGTGGGCGACGACCTGGTCATCTGCACCGACACCTGCCTGGACGAGTTCACCAGCCACGGCCATTGTGGCGCACTCACCGAGGACGGACGCGTCGACAACGACGCCACCCTGCCGCTGTACGCCGCGATGGCCGTCAGCCAAGCACGGGCCGGGGCCCACGTCGTCTCCCCCTCGGGCATGATGGACGGCCAGATCGCGGTGATCCGTGAGGCTCTGGACGACGCCGGGTTCACCGACGTGGCGATCCTGGCCTACTCCGCCAAGTACGCCTCGGCCTTCTTCGGCCCGTTCCGGGAGGCCGTGGACTGCAGCCTCAAGGGCGATCGCAAGGCCTACCAGCAGGATCCGGCCAACCGCATCGAGGGTATGCGCGAGACCCTGCTCGACGTGGCCGAGGGAGCCGACATGGTCATGGTCAAGCCGGCCTCGCACTACCTGGACGTGCTCAGTGACGTCGCCGCCGAGGTGACCATCCCGGTGGCTGCCTACCAGGTGTCGGGTGAGTACGCCATGCTGGAGTCCGCAGCCGCCAAGGGGTGGATCGACCGTCGCCGTTGCATCAGCGAGTCGCTCACCTCCATCGTGCGAGCCGGAGCCGACATCGTCCTCACCTACTGGGCGATCGAGGCCGCCGGCTGGCTGCGCGAGGAATTCTGAGACCCATGATGTGAACCACGCGTGCCACTCCTGACCGCTGGAGCCACCAGGTCATGGGAGTGGCGCGTGATCGGACAACCACACGACGCACTGTTGACAGACACATTTTTGAAAGGGGCGTGCCGATGAGCACCAATGCCGAACTGTTCGACCAGGCCAAGAAGGTCATTCCCGGCGGGGTGGACTCGCCGGTGCGTGCCTATGGATCGGTGGGTGGGGTGCCGCGATTCATCGACCATGCCCAGGGCCCGTGGATCTGGGACGCCGAGGGGCACCGCTACGTCGACCTGGTGTGCACCTGGGGCCCGGCCCTGCTCGGCCACGCCCACCCGAAGGTCGTCCAGGCCGTCAAGGACGCCGCCGAGAAGGGACTGAGCTTCGGCGCACCGACGCGCACCGAGACCATGCTCGCCGATGAGATCCGTTCTCGGGTGGATCCGGTGCAGAAGGTCCGGTTCGTCTCGACGGGAACCGAGGCGACGATGACGGCGGTGCGGTTGGCACGCGGCGCCACCGGGCGTGACGTCATCGTCAAGTTCGCCGGTCTGTACCACGGCCATTCCGATGCCTTGCTGGCCGCAGCCGGCTCGGGGGTGGCCACCGCAGGGTTGCCCGGCTCGGCCGGTGTGCCGGCGGCCTCCACCGCGGACACTCTCGTGCTGCCCTACAACGACGTCGACGCCTTGGAGCAGGCCTTCGCCGAGCGCGGCGACGAGATCGCCGGTGTCATCGTCGAGTCCACCCCGGCGAACATGGGTGTCGTGCCGCCGCTGCCCGGCTTCTGCACCGCCATCCGCAAACTCACCGCCGAGCACGACGCGATCATGATCGTCGACGAGGTGCTCGCCGGGTTCCGCTGCTCGGCAGCCGGGTACTGGGGGGTCCTGGACCGCGACGGGGAGCACTTCGTGCCGGATCTGTTCACCTTCGGCAAGGTCGTCGGTGGCGGCATGCCGCTGGCCGCGCTGGGAGGGCGCGCCGAGGTGATGGACCTGCTGGCCCCCACCGGACCCGTCTACCAGGCCGGAACCCTGTCGGGGAATCCGTTGGCGACGATCGCCGGGCTCACCACCCTGCAGCTGGCCGACGCGGGCGTCTACACCCGTCTCGATGCTCGCTCCGAGCAGTGGCGTGACGCCCTGCACGGGGCTCTGGGCCGCGCCGGGGTGCCGCACCAGATCAACAACGCGGCATCGCTGTTCAGCGTCTTCCTGGGCTGCGAGCAGCCGGTGCACGACTACGAGGGCGCCAAGTCGCAGAATGCGGAGGCGTACTCGGCGTTCTTCCACTCCATGCTGGACGACGGGGTCAACCTGCCGCCGAGCTGCTTCGAGGCATGGTTCCTCTCCGACGCCCACGACGAGGAGACCTTCGAGGTCTTCACCGCTGCGCTCCCGGCAGCCTGTGAGGCGGCGGCCAAGGTGATCGGTGGCTGACGACGTCCATCGGGCATCCGGTCCGGCCACGTCGGCGTTGGGAACGGACAGCCCCGTCACGAATTCCCTCACCTGCCCGCCTCCCCGGCCCCGCGGCCTGGATCCCGAGACAGTGGCAACGGTCTGTGCCTGGTACCGCACCAATGGCCGTGATCTGCCGTGGCGCCGGCCGGGAACCTCCCCGTGGGCAGTGCTCGTCAGTGAGGTGATGAGCCAGCAGACGCCGGTGGCCCGGGTGATCGGCCCGTGGACCGAGTGGATGCAGCGCTGGCCCACCCCGGACGACCTGGCCGAGGAGGAACCCGGTACTGCCGTGGCCGCCTGGGGGCGGCTAGGCTACCCGCGCCGGGCACTACGGTTGCACGCCTGTGCGGTGGCCATCGCCACCCAGCACGACGGCCAGGTACCGAGCGATCGCGACGAGCTGGTCTCGCTGCCCGGAATCGGCGACTACACGGCGGCAGCGGTCGTCTCGTTCGCCTTCGGGGGTCGGGCGGTGGTGTTGGACACCAATGTTCGCCGTCTCATCGCCCGGGCCGAGTGCGGGATCGGCAACTGCCCCAGCTCGCTCACCCGGGCGGAACGCGAGCTGGCGTCGGGCTTGGTGCCCGACGACGCCCCAGCGCGGTGGGCGGTGGCGTCGATGGAGTTGGGAGCGCTGGTGTGCACGGCCCGCTCCCCGCACTGCACCGAGTGCCCGATCGCCGGTTCGTGTCGCTGGTTGGCCGCTGGGCGTCCGGACAATGCCCCGACCCGTCGTGCCCAACCGTGGAAGGGCACCGACCGGCAGTGCCGCGGGGTGATCATGGACGTGGTGCGCAACTGCCCGGATGGGGTGCCGGTGGAGACGACCCTGTCGGCCTGGCCGCATCGGGACCAGGCCGAGCACTGCCTCGACTGGCTCGTTGCAGACGGGCTGCTGCACCGCACGGACGACACCGTGCGGTTGTGAGGGGACGGCCTCGCACGACTCGCCACTCCGCCTGCCCGGTGCTGCACCGACAGACGACGGGTGATCCAGAGAAACATCGTCCCAGGATTGGCGCACTGCATGGACCGGATGGAGAGTTGTCGTGACAGGGACGGGACCCTCTGCCAAAGCAGGCGCCGCCGATCCGACAGCTGGTGGAGCCTGCGTCGTGGCAACAATCATCGGCCAAGGCCGGCCAAGGTCACGCCGAAGGCAGAACTCAATCATCAGACTTGTAGGCTGCTGTCATGTTGCCCATCCGCGTGCTGCTGGCCGACGCACCCCTTGCACACCATGACACCGCAGGGCAAGGACAGCACCATGTGTGATGTTCTCGACCTC from Cutibacterium granulosum includes:
- the hemC gene encoding hydroxymethylbilane synthase; the protein is MTVIRLGTRASALATTQSQTVADLLTAQGLQVELFHVTTDGDTSTASLRQMGGTGVFATAIRYALIGSQCDVAVHSFKDLPTAQPIGLRVAAVPPREDPRDALVARDSLTLDELPKGAKVGTGSPRRFAQLLAQRPDLQIVDIRGNVDTRLGRVKGLGRYAKGGGREDLDAVILACAGLERLGHAGLITERLSTDVLMPAPAQGALAVECRNADSLHGPLAKALQAIDDRPSHLAALAERAVLNRLGAGCAAPVGAHATLTEGGPDKTAQPDVLHLQAVVCSLDGTKQVRKEASIELPPLTEHFAAAYGIGEKLAEDLLDAGAGEITDLSASRSTPANPDVHDSASAIRSSEAHSDTPGTQTAAGSKEGR
- a CDS encoding uroporphyrinogen-III synthase, which codes for MSTQAVLPPVLVPRKSSHDRIGTALKQHGFGVIHAAVTRIVTLPDAEKLHEEATWQADWLVVTSANTVRMLPPDRLTRAREGGMRVAAVGRATARALAGLGVKADLVPQTQSGAGLVDAWSEEGARVLLPVSQLAAPTVPEGLAAKGCHVNRVDAYTSEALEELPEVVVQAWPALAAVVVTSSSVARALAHLTEQAGLAWTRQQPIAIGGPTAATLAELGYPAAAVAAAPTPEGILTATLGVIHD
- the hemB gene encoding porphobilinogen synthase; translation: MRRMVAETRVSPAQLMLPAFVAEGLTEPREISAMPWQYQHTLDSIKKLAEQAAEAGIAGIDLFGVPTEKDEIGSQAWNPEGILNKGIAAVRDAVGDDLVICTDTCLDEFTSHGHCGALTEDGRVDNDATLPLYAAMAVSQARAGAHVVSPSGMMDGQIAVIREALDDAGFTDVAILAYSAKYASAFFGPFREAVDCSLKGDRKAYQQDPANRIEGMRETLLDVAEGADMVMVKPASHYLDVLSDVAAEVTIPVAAYQVSGEYAMLESAAAKGWIDRRRCISESLTSIVRAGADIVLTYWAIEAAGWLREEF
- the hemL gene encoding glutamate-1-semialdehyde 2,1-aminomutase, translating into MSTNAELFDQAKKVIPGGVDSPVRAYGSVGGVPRFIDHAQGPWIWDAEGHRYVDLVCTWGPALLGHAHPKVVQAVKDAAEKGLSFGAPTRTETMLADEIRSRVDPVQKVRFVSTGTEATMTAVRLARGATGRDVIVKFAGLYHGHSDALLAAAGSGVATAGLPGSAGVPAASTADTLVLPYNDVDALEQAFAERGDEIAGVIVESTPANMGVVPPLPGFCTAIRKLTAEHDAIMIVDEVLAGFRCSAAGYWGVLDRDGEHFVPDLFTFGKVVGGGMPLAALGGRAEVMDLLAPTGPVYQAGTLSGNPLATIAGLTTLQLADAGVYTRLDARSEQWRDALHGALGRAGVPHQINNAASLFSVFLGCEQPVHDYEGAKSQNAEAYSAFFHSMLDDGVNLPPSCFEAWFLSDAHDEETFEVFTAALPAACEAAAKVIGG
- a CDS encoding A/G-specific adenine glycosylase; its protein translation is MDPETVATVCAWYRTNGRDLPWRRPGTSPWAVLVSEVMSQQTPVARVIGPWTEWMQRWPTPDDLAEEEPGTAVAAWGRLGYPRRALRLHACAVAIATQHDGQVPSDRDELVSLPGIGDYTAAAVVSFAFGGRAVVLDTNVRRLIARAECGIGNCPSSLTRAERELASGLVPDDAPARWAVASMELGALVCTARSPHCTECPIAGSCRWLAAGRPDNAPTRRAQPWKGTDRQCRGVIMDVVRNCPDGVPVETTLSAWPHRDQAEHCLDWLVADGLLHRTDDTVRL